One Punica granatum isolate Tunisia-2019 chromosome 3, ASM765513v2, whole genome shotgun sequence genomic window carries:
- the LOC116198980 gene encoding gibberellin 3-beta-dioxygenase 1-like yields the protein MPSRISDVFRAHPVHLHQKQYLDFNSVKELPESYAWAKFNNDYPSSVASSKEESVPVIDLHHPNALTVMGHACRTWGVFQVINHGVPEDILHQSLREGKNLFSLPMQQKLKAARSPGGISGYGVARIAPFFEKLMWSEGFTIVGSPLEHAQQLWPHDYTGFCDVIREYKKEMKKLAGRLMWLVLGSLGISKEDLKWAGPRGDFSGAAAALQLNSYPACPDPDRAMGLGVHTDSTLLTILLQNNTSGLQVLKEGSGWINVPPIPGALVINLGDMLQILSNGLYQSVPHRAVVNRTQQRLSIAYLYGPPDSVLISPIPKLVGPACPPIYRSVTWTEYLQRKAKYFNRGLSSVRIHATKNGLQDVNDKIV from the exons ATGCCTTCAAGAATCTCGGATGTCTTCAGAGCACACCCTGTCCACCTCCATCAAAAGCAATACCTAGACTTCAATTCCGTAAAAGAACTCCCCGAATCTTATGCATGGGCAAAATTCAACAACGATTACCCTTCATCGGTAGCCTCCAGCAAGGAGGAGTCCGTGCCCGTGATAGATCTCCATCATCCTAATGCACTCACAGTCATGGGTCATGCATGCAGGACTTGGGGAGTGTTCCAAGTCATAAACCATGGAGTTCCTGAAGATATTCTTCATCAATCTCTCAGGGAGGGAAAGAACCTCTTCTCCCTCCCGATGCAACAAAAGCTCAAGGCTGCTCGCTCTCCTGGTGGAATCTCGGGCTATGGAGTCGCTCGGATCGCTCCCTTCTTCGAAAAACTGATGTGGTCCGAGGGCTTCACCATTGTTGGCTCCCCGCTTGAACATGCCCAACAACTTTGGCCACATGACTACACTGGATTCTG TGATGTTATCCGAGAGTACAagaaagagatgaagaaaCTAGCTGGGAGGCTAATGTGGCTTGTGCTGGGATCATTGGGCATATCAAAGGAAGACCTTAAATGGGCTGGGCCGAGGGGAGACTTCTCGGGTGCCGCCGCAGCATTGCAGCTCAACTCCTACCCGGCGTGCCCTGACCCTGACCGCGCCATGGGCCTTGGGGTCCACACAGACTCGACCCTCTTGACTATCCTTCTCCAAAACAACACGAGTGGCTTGCAAGTTCTAAAGGAGGGCAGTGGTTGGATCAATGTCCCTCCAATCCCAGGTGCGCTAGTGATCAATTTAGGCGACATGCTCCAAATCCTATCCAACGGCCTTTACCAAAGTGTCCCCCATCGGGCGGTCGTCAACCGGACCCAACAACGGTTGTCGATTGCGTACCTTTACGGGCCTCCTGACAGCGTCCTCATCTCGCCCATACCCAAGCTTGTTGGCCCTGCCTGCCCACCAATTTATCGGTCGGTTACATGGACCGAGTATCTTCAGAGAAAGGCGAAGTATTTTAACAGGGGGTTGTCTTCGGTTAGGATTCACGCAACCAAAAACGGGTTACAAGATGTAAATGACAAGATAGTTTAA